In Zingiber officinale cultivar Zhangliang chromosome 1A, Zo_v1.1, whole genome shotgun sequence, a genomic segment contains:
- the LOC121998043 gene encoding chloride conductance regulatory protein ICln-like: MGLGLLHFNGRIVDNDGRPLLESDHSKELMHVQPRVAVALGSRPMESPGTLYVTSRRVIWLSDADKGKGYAVDFLSLSLHAVSRDPETYPFPCIYTQIEIGDEDEESESSDSESNDDLELSKVTEMRLLPSDAGKCILAIMHASYCFHLLQVH; encoded by the exons ATGGGTTTAGGGCTGCTGCACTTCAATGGTCGCATCGTCGACAACGATGGACGACCCCTGCTGGAATCCGACCACAGCAAGGAGCTGATGCATGTTCAGCCTCGCGTCGCCGTCGCCCTCGGTTCTCGACCCATGGAGTCGCCTGGAACTCTCTACGTCACCTCAAG GAGGGTGATTTGGCTGAGTGATGCCGACAAAGGGAAAGGGTATGCCGTGGATTTCTTGTCGTTGTCCCTCCACGCTGTGTCGAGGGACCCAGAGACCTACCCCTTTCCTTGCATCTATACTCAG ATTGAGATAGGTGACGAAGATGAAGAGTCTGAAAGCTCAGATTCAGAAAGTAATGATGATTTGGAATTGTCAAAAGTCACTGAAATGAGACTTCTTCCTTCAGATGCTGGAAAGTGTATCCTTGCTATCATGCATGCCTCATATTGTTTTCATTTGTTGCAAGTTCATTGA